The DNA sequence GTTTGAAGAGCCGAGCCGTCTTTAGTTCTTCCCGGCACTTCAATTCATTCTCCAACAGGAATAGCAACCAATCTTCTTTGGTTTCAAAGCCCTCCGTTCCAATGACTCTAGGAATATGAGAGAGCCGCAACTGCTTACAGACCTCTTCTAAACGATCGGTTTCCATCAACTCGCCGCCTCCCCATTAGATGACTTGAGAAATGCATCATAGTCATTCCAATCCACATCATAGGCATCCGCTTCTTTCGAAGAACCGATAAGGTCGTAGAAGTTCTGATCAATACCTAACATATCGTTGGTGACGAGAAAAACGAGAAGCTGATCTACACGCTTTGCCTGTTCTTTCCAATCGGTATGGCTGAGATAGAGCTTGATGCGTTCGGGTAGATATTTCCAGTAACGAGAGTAATGCATCGCACGCAATTTGCGCCGCCAATCGAGTAGTATTGCTTGCCAGTCAATCGCTCGTTTCTTCATCATGTAGGGCCGGGGGCCTTCAGCGATAATTTCACCATCCGTGCTAACCAGTTGATAGGAGTCAAAGCGAAGCAGCCCGTAGATGATGGAATGGTTCCGGGCGCGAGGAACATGGATTCGCTCGCCATCCAGCTTGATTTCGTTGTACTTATTGGCTTTTACTTCGATTTCCTTGAAGACTGGATATGCGACATCGGGCAATGCCAAAAGATCCGTTTTTTCCTCAAGCCAGAGTTCACTGATAAGTACATGTTTCTCATAATGAACGCGTTCCCTGTCTTTCGCTAATTGAACCGCCAATGCCTCATTAAAGCTTGCGAAGTCCTTCATGATTGGAGTGGCCGGAAAGAAGTTGTAGCGAACATAGCCGACTTTATTTTCTACGCTGCCTTTTTCATTTCCGCTTCTAGGGTTGCACACCTGTGTCTCAAACCCATAATGCGTAGCGAACTGCAGGAAACCATCCGTTAACACTGCTGGTTCCGTCTTCGACTTTACTTGCGTTACTGCCGTAGACATATTATCAATGCGAATTTTTCGTGGGACGCCGCCAACTTGTCGGAATAGCTCCTTCATTCCTTCAAGTAGACACTCTTGATTCTCCGCTGGTAATGCCACCGCAAATCCGCCGTTACTATAAGGAAAAGACATCACGAGTGCTTTGATATCCTTAAAGGCTCCTTCATGGCAGACCTCCATGGTGCCAAAATCCAGCTGCGCTTCCGCCGGAGGATGTTCCAAACGCTCAAAGCCCTGATCTTCATTGGCTTCAACGTAGTGAGTGGCTTTCCAGTCCCTAACGAAATCACAAACCGTGCGATACGAACCGGGGAACCCCTGGTTCTTCAATTCTTTAGTCATAAAGTCAACGGTCCTACGCTTCTTCTTCGGGAGCTTAGAATCTTCAGAAAGCCAGAGAGCAACGATGCCTCCCCAGTGTTCCACATACATCATGCCCGTTTTCTTTCGGACCTTCGGCTCAGGTAAAAGATCCTCATCTGCATACTTTTTTGCGGTGCGCCAGTTGATTTCCAATTCGTCAGCTATGTGTTGAATAGATTTATCGTGATTGTTTCGTAGATTTCTGATAGTATTAATATCGGTCATTGCGAGCATTCCCTTTCTTACCTCCAGTTACAGTGTCGGAACTATAACTTTAGAGGAATTTCAGGACGCCCGCAATGGCTTTTTATTTTACCCTAAGCTGCTTGCGGAGCTATGTACTTTTGCGCTGCAATTGTATGTACGTTTATCTTGCCACAAACATATTCGCTTACCCTTCGTTATAAAAGAAGACTATTAAAGACTTGGTTATATCATTTTTACTCTTTAAAAAAGAATGCCGCAATCAATTGTCCGCACCGGTTCAAAAATTTCGTTTTTAGTGATAGCCAATGTTGAATTTCATCGGCTACAGCCGAAAAATAACGACTCTATGTCAGTTTTCATCGTTTGATCAGTAAGCGCAGTCGTATGTGCTAGAATAGAATATTATAAGGCCAGAGAAGCTAAGGAAAGAAGTTGGGAACAGTATGACATTTCAACATTTGAAATATTTACTCACAGTTGCGGAGAAAGGGTCAATTACAGAAGCGGCAAAGGGATTATTCATTTCACAACCGAGCCTTTCAAATGCGATTAAAGAGGTGGAGAAAGAAATCGGGTTCAGTATTTTTACGCGAAGTCGGACGGGAATTGCCTTGACAAAAGAAGGCATGGAATTCTTAGGCTATGCAAGACAAGTAGTGCAACAGATGGATTTGCTGGAATCAAAATATGTTTTTAATGTACCCGTAAAACAGCGGTTTTGTGTTTCAACACAGCACTACACGTTCACGGCTAATGCGTTTGTGGAAATGGTGCAACAGTTCGGACAGGAACGTTTTGAATTTATCTTAAATGAAACACAGACATTTCAAATCATTGATGATGTGAAGAATCGTTTTAGCGATGTAGGCATACTCTTCATAAGTAACAGCAATGAAACCATCATGCGAAAAGTGTTAGAGAAAAATAATTTGGACTTTTATGAGTTATTTAGCGTCAGCCCGCATGTATTTTTGAGAACGGATCATCCCTTGGCAAAAAGGGGTGTTGTCACCCTTAAAGATTTAGAGCCTTACCCTCGCTTAAGTTTTCTTCAAGGCAATTACAATTCCACTTATTTTGCAGAAGAACTTTTCAGTATGGAACCTGCAGAAAAGAGTATCAAAGTCAGTGATCGTGCGGCAATCGTGAACCTCATGATTGGTTTGGATGGTTATACGATTTCCAGCGGAATTTTCCCGAAATATCTGCATGGCGATTCTATCGTGGCACTTCCACTTGCAGAGAATGAACAAATGCGTATTGGGTACATTTTAAACAAAGGGCAAGCACTATCAGAATTGGGGGTAACATATACTGAGGCTTTGCGACAATACAGAGTATAATTTGTATATTTTTATCATAGTTTTTAACTATGAAAAAACATAAAATATCGGAATAACCTATACAAACAGGGTTTGTGTTATAGTCTAAAAAAACAGAAAGGAAGAAAATAATGCCTGGATATGTATTAGGAAATTTCTTTATTTTTGCGATAATTAACGCGTTTACTCCGGGACCGGGGAATATTTTAGCATTGAATACAGTCACAAATTATGGATATAAAAAAGGTCGCTCTTTATTTTTTGGCATCTTCGCAGGGTATTATGTGGTTCAAATTATCTGTGCACTGTTTGTCTATGGTGTGAGTGCTTTTATGCCGAATATTCTTGGCATAATGAAATATGTTGGTGCTGCGTATATTCTATGGCTCGCCATTCATATCGCGGTAAGCAAACCTGAGTCAGAAAGTACTGAAAAATCCGCCTCTTTTTTTAAAGGATTCTTGCTCCAATTTGTGAACGTGAAAATCTATTTGTTTGGTATCACCGCTCTGACCGGATATATAACGGATTACTACACTTCTTTTTTTGATCTATTGCTGTTTGAACTGATTGTTGCCACAATCGGAACCATTGCCACAATCACTTGGATTGGAATGGCTATGATGATACAAAGGACATATCAAAAACATTTTAGGCTCATCAATATTATTCTGGCCGCTTCATTGCTGGAGTGTATTTATAGTATGCTAAAGTGAGTGTGGAATTTTATCGCATAAGTCTTAAATAATGATAACAACGAGAATGCTTTATAATAAACGACGGTTATATGGTGATAGAGGAGGAAATAAAGTGGATAAGATTGTAATATTGGTGGTCGTTCTAGGGATATTGGGCTATTCCTGGCAACAATCAAAGAAGTATTTATCTCCAACGTCCAGTTTCAATGCCATTATCACGTTTGACCCGGAACATTATACAGATATACGGTGGTTTGAAGTCTTTCGAAAGCTGACGCACTGGGAAAAATTTGGAGCTTACTCCTTCAAAGGAAATGTAGCTGTGAATGCTGAAGACATCATTCATTTGATTCACAAGGAGCTTGAGGTTCCTTTGGAAAATTTCAAAGTCAAAGTATTCCCGATAGAGAAAACCAGCTTCGACTACATCGTAACTTTTAAAAAAATTCCTCGGCCTGAAATTGAGGATTACCCTCAGTTAGCGGAGCTGGCGATCTGGAACACTTACGGAAAAAACAGTTATCGATTGTGGCTGGGAATGTCAGTAGAGCAATTCAGGGAAGTCATCAGCCAAGAACTGTATATTCCTGAAGACAGTTTTACTGTTTATTGCCCTGCAAATCTCGTATGGACAAGGTTTTTATAGATACAATTCACGTAGGCTAAAAATAAGTAGGATGATAGAAAGCCAATGCAATGGAGGGATCAATATATGAGAAAAAAATCGTAGTCACAGGAATTATGACCATTATCCTATTACTGGGCTATTTTTTCTGGGATGACATCATTGTAAATACATCCCCTAAATTAGTAGGAACTTATCAATCAGAAACCGCTCCCCCAAATATAATTATGATATCTTTCTTTCAAGACGGAACATTTGAAGAATATTACAACGCGAGTTTAGTGGATTCTGGAACGTACCGGAAAGAAAAAGATTCAGTTTATACGTTGCATAGTGAAAAAAAAGAGGATTACATCATTCTTCAAGAAGAGGATTCTTTCTACTATTACTACAGGGATGCAGCAGGATCCACTATCTTCCTGTTAAAGAACTTAGGTAAAGCTCCCACAAAAATAATTGATGATCCAGCCTATTCAAACTGAAACGGTCATTATACACATGGGTGTCCATAATGAACCAGAATCTGGGGAGGTAGAGGGAAAAATTACCTTCAGGTATGAAATAAGACGAATCGCTCCCAACACATTATTTTTAATATAGGGATGGTAGCGATATACTTAGAGGGTCTTAGAAAACGTTCTACTTTGTTGGCGTCATTCATTATGTCACTATTAGGAGGGTGTTTATTTATGCTTAATAAAGAGAGTCTTGAAAAAAGTGCCAATTTAAAAAGAGGGGAAAATAGGGAGTTTTTGGAAGAACTTGACAAAACACTGCAAAAGCAACGTGTTGAAGTCACTTTCAAAATGGATGGACATTTTTATCCAGAGACAATGAATTCAGTAGGTTCTCCGTATTTATGTGAATTTTCAAACAAAGAAATCAACTTTTTTGAATTTAAACCGCAATCACTAAATTGGAAGAACAGCTTATGTTTCAAATTAACTCACGTAGTCGATGGAATTGAACTGATAGAAGTCAGTACTCAAAAGAAACTTGATTTAGTAATGGGGATATTACCGTCTGATAGTGTGACATTAGAAGTAAAAATCAATTTTAAAAACGGGCAAATATACCATCTATATTCGAAAAGTATTTCTGTAGTCGAAAAAATATTTGAGTGGTGCCATAATAATGACCTAAAGGTAAAGGATGAAGAGGGGATCGAGATAGTATTTAAAGAGTCCAATAATCCCATAGATGAAATTAAAAATAACCGTATCAATAGAAGATATTAAATTCAATGCAAATAATAAAACTGATTACGCGACTCATAATCAGTTTTTTATTTTGTCTTGGTGCATAAGTTAGATAGTCATGGTCATAACTCAAGAGTATGTTCGCAATATTATCTTTTTTACGTAATGCAGCCATGAAGAGAATCCCTTGCTATGGTTTCGGTGCACTAATCTGACCATAAGAAGGGATTCTTCTTGTGCGTCTGAAAGGTGCTTATTTTAGGTCGTTTAAAGAAAGCAGCTGTTTTCCGTCTTGATCAAAATTACCCGGCGATAACCATTTTTCAAGCCTTTTTTTATTCCTTTCCCATTCACAATCAAGCATTGAGAACCACGATGTATCGCGATTTCTATTTTTGTATATAATTGCCTGCCGAAATGTTCCTTCGTATTCAAATCCTAACCTCTTTGCAGCTAATTTAGAAGGCTCATTTAGATTATCGCATTTCCATTCGTATCTTCTGTACCCTAAATTCTCAAAAACATACTTTGCCAACAAATACTGTGCTTCGGTAGCTTGAATGCTTTTTTTCAATTGCTGGCTGTATATTACCGAAAGAGCGTCGTAAAGCCCCTTGCTTTAGCTATGGGGATATAAGACGTGCACTTAGTTGTGTTATTTGGGAGTGCGCTGTATAATCAATATATGGAAAATAAAAAATATAAATCAAATCATAACATCGTTTATTCTTGTACCTACCATGTTGTCTGGTGTCCAAAATATCGGCGAAAGGTCCTTGTCGGACCAG is a window from the uncultured Trichococcus sp. genome containing:
- the istA gene encoding IS21 family transposase: MLAMTDINTIRNLRNNHDKSIQHIADELEINWRTAKKYADEDLLPEPKVRKKTGMMYVEHWGGIVALWLSEDSKLPKKKRRTVDFMTKELKNQGFPGSYRTVCDFVRDWKATHYVEANEDQGFERLEHPPAEAQLDFGTMEVCHEGAFKDIKALVMSFPYSNGGFAVALPAENQECLLEGMKELFRQVGGVPRKIRIDNMSTAVTQVKSKTEPAVLTDGFLQFATHYGFETQVCNPRSGNEKGSVENKVGYVRYNFFPATPIMKDFASFNEALAVQLAKDRERVHYEKHVLISELWLEEKTDLLALPDVAYPVFKEIEVKANKYNEIKLDGERIHVPRARNHSIIYGLLRFDSYQLVSTDGEIIAEGPRPYMMKKRAIDWQAILLDWRRKLRAMHYSRYWKYLPERIKLYLSHTDWKEQAKRVDQLLVFLVTNDMLGIDQNFYDLIGSSKEADAYDVDWNDYDAFLKSSNGEAAS
- a CDS encoding LysR family transcriptional regulator; the protein is MTFQHLKYLLTVAEKGSITEAAKGLFISQPSLSNAIKEVEKEIGFSIFTRSRTGIALTKEGMEFLGYARQVVQQMDLLESKYVFNVPVKQRFCVSTQHYTFTANAFVEMVQQFGQERFEFILNETQTFQIIDDVKNRFSDVGILFISNSNETIMRKVLEKNNLDFYELFSVSPHVFLRTDHPLAKRGVVTLKDLEPYPRLSFLQGNYNSTYFAEELFSMEPAEKSIKVSDRAAIVNLMIGLDGYTISSGIFPKYLHGDSIVALPLAENEQMRIGYILNKGQALSELGVTYTEALRQYRV
- a CDS encoding LysE family transporter, whose protein sequence is MPGYVLGNFFIFAIINAFTPGPGNILALNTVTNYGYKKGRSLFFGIFAGYYVVQIICALFVYGVSAFMPNILGIMKYVGAAYILWLAIHIAVSKPESESTEKSASFFKGFLLQFVNVKIYLFGITALTGYITDYYTSFFDLLLFELIVATIGTIATITWIGMAMMIQRTYQKHFRLINIILAASLLECIYSMLK